In the Malania oleifera isolate guangnan ecotype guangnan chromosome 1, ASM2987363v1, whole genome shotgun sequence genome, one interval contains:
- the LOC131149272 gene encoding uncharacterized protein LOC131149272, with amino-acid sequence MARWQMLLTEYDITHVTRKAIKGSVIVEYLADRAVNDYQPMEFDFPDQDIDLIDQEEEDNVGWMMLFNGATNVWGHGIGAVLISPEGKYYPVTAKLTFPCTNNIAEYEACVLGLQAAIDRGIKKLIVKGDSDLVIYQLTGKRETRDSKLIPYQEYIQEMMQEFDTISFSHLLRESNLIPDALATLAALFKVESGIEIEPI; translated from the coding sequence ATGGCTCGTTGGCAAATGCTGTTGACTGAATACGATATTACACATGTAACGAGAAAAGCCATCAAAGGGAGCGTTATAGTAGAATATTTGGCTGATAGGGCTGTTAATGATTACCAACCCATGGAGTTTGACTTCCCGGATCAAGATATTGATTTAATTGATCAAGAAGAGGAAGATAATGTTGGGTGGATGATGCTATTTAACGGGGCAACCAACGTATGGGGGCATGGAATAGGGGCTGTACTCATATCACCAGAGGGTAAATATTACCCAGTCACAGCCAAACTCACCTTTCCGTGTACCAATAATATAGCTGAGTATGAAGCGTGCGTATTGGGCTTACAAGCAGCTATTGACCGAGGCATTAAAAAATTGATCGTAAAAGGAGATTCCGATTTGGTAATTTATCAGTTGACTGGAAAGAGGGAAACCCGGGATTCCAAGTTAATACCCTATCAGGAGTACATTCAGGAAATGATGCAAGAATTCGATACTATCAGTTTTTCGCATTTACTGAGAGAGAGTAATTTAATCCCTGATGCGCTAGCAACATTGGCAGCTTTATTTAAGGTTGAGTCCGGAATAGAGATTGAACCCATTTGA